A stretch of the Desulfobacter sp. genome encodes the following:
- a CDS encoding IS4 family transposase has protein sequence MTHISVPKKQLRSLNFDNFRCPLIKSLSKAPELQSRGDRPLKMTFEDQINALVYFHLQEHKSARHLIQDLKENVFAKENIAPDGGISRSSFCEAINHRGLEQLQFIFEDLYKQALECHPGEHAELGELVSIDGSLINAVLSMHWANYRKGSKKAKVHCGFDINHGIPNKIFLTEGNGAERTFVPKIVSKGQTGVMDRGYQSHKEFDLLQEQGKHFVCRIKTRTTRTIIDNHETPSDSYIFYDALVKLGTPNQNQTKRPVRVVGYKIAGVKYYVATDRHDLTAEQIATIYKLRWTIEDFFKWWKEHLKVYHLIARSEYGLMVQILGGLITYLLLAIHCQKQFNEKVTIKRVRQLRTAILNDLFGCEEQGSHSSNRDNIVKDQKIIEQAKT, from the coding sequence ATGACGCACATCTCAGTCCCTAAAAAACAACTACGGTCCCTGAACTTTGACAATTTCAGGTGCCCTCTGATAAAGTCACTTTCAAAAGCACCGGAATTACAATCTCGAGGAGACCGCCCTTTAAAAATGACATTCGAAGACCAGATAAATGCTTTGGTTTATTTCCATCTTCAGGAGCACAAGTCTGCCCGACATTTAATTCAGGATCTCAAGGAGAATGTTTTTGCTAAAGAAAATATTGCGCCAGACGGTGGTATCAGCCGTAGTAGTTTCTGTGAAGCCATCAATCACAGGGGACTCGAACAACTGCAATTTATCTTTGAGGATCTTTATAAACAGGCTCTTGAGTGTCATCCGGGTGAACACGCCGAGTTAGGAGAGTTGGTTTCCATTGACGGTAGTCTCATAAATGCAGTCCTTTCAATGCACTGGGCGAACTACAGAAAAGGAAGTAAAAAAGCCAAAGTACATTGCGGATTTGACATTAATCACGGAATCCCAAACAAAATCTTTTTGACTGAAGGCAACGGCGCTGAACGCACCTTTGTTCCCAAAATAGTTTCCAAGGGGCAAACAGGTGTTATGGATCGTGGATATCAATCCCATAAAGAATTTGACCTGCTTCAGGAGCAAGGCAAACATTTTGTCTGCCGTATAAAAACCAGGACAACAAGAACAATTATTGATAACCACGAGACCCCTTCCGACAGCTACATTTTTTATGATGCACTGGTTAAACTTGGTACTCCGAATCAAAACCAGACGAAAAGGCCTGTTCGGGTTGTTGGCTATAAAATTGCTGGCGTCAAATACTATGTGGCAACTGACAGGCATGATTTAACAGCGGAACAAATAGCAACAATTTATAAACTCCGGTGGACCATTGAGGATTTTTTCAAATGGTGGAAAGAACATCTGAAGGTATATCATCTCATTGCTCGCAGTGAATACGGCCTTATGGTTCAGATTCTTGGCGGCCTTATCACTTACCTGTTACTGGCAATCCATTGCCAAAAACAGTTTAATGAAAAGGTCACGATCAAAAGAGTTCGGCAGCTGCGAACCGCCATTCTAAATGACCTGTTTGGCTGCGAGGAGCAGGGCTCTCATAGTTCAAACAGGGACAATATTGTCAAAGATCAAAAAATTATTGAGCAAGCAAAAACCTAA
- a CDS encoding hydrogenase iron-sulfur subunit encodes MKKIFSRRPISGTGHDDIDREDLAFEIQAILADLETSPVNPLGPSKDRVFIDETAYARCLTCYRVCSHRAVALNQDHPPRISDHACFACQACVSNCPAQAITASGMTNEDLTTPAPKGKSLVFACRRSAVLAAGPLPRNIALVPIPCACRISQDLILKALVKGADKVMVMGCHKGNCQSGQGSDLARKIVESVLSMPGIPKDKVAWQPISATEPQTFARILSKKSNPRMRRP; translated from the coding sequence ATGAAGAAAATTTTCTCCAGGAGGCCAATATCAGGCACCGGCCATGACGACATTGATCGTGAAGACCTGGCCTTTGAAATCCAAGCCATACTGGCAGACCTGGAAACCAGCCCTGTCAATCCGCTGGGGCCCTCAAAAGACAGGGTCTTTATCGATGAAACCGCCTATGCCCGATGCCTGACCTGCTATCGGGTCTGCTCCCACAGGGCTGTGGCGCTAAACCAGGACCATCCCCCCCGAATCTCGGATCATGCCTGTTTTGCCTGCCAGGCCTGCGTGTCCAATTGTCCGGCCCAGGCCATCACAGCTTCGGGCATGACCAATGAAGATCTCACAACACCGGCCCCAAAAGGAAAATCCCTTGTTTTTGCCTGCAGGCGCTCAGCCGTCCTGGCCGCAGGCCCCCTACCCCGCAACATCGCCCTTGTGCCCATTCCCTGTGCCTGCAGGATCAGTCAGGACTTAATTCTCAAAGCCCTGGTCAAAGGGGCGGACAAGGTCATGGTCATGGGGTGCCACAAGGGCAACTGCCAGTCCGGACAGGGCAGTGATCTTGCCCGCAAAATTGTTGAATCTGTGTTGTCCATGCCGGGCATACCCAAGGACAAGGTGGCCTGGCAGCCCATCTCAGCCACGGAGCCCCAAACCTTTGCCCGGATTCTTTCAAAAAAATCAAACCCACGGATGAGGAGACCATGA